One segment of Candidatus Krumholzibacteriota bacterium DNA contains the following:
- a CDS encoding NAD(P)H-binding protein has product MGEGIFITGAAGKTGLALLERLRGDRGAARGDITCLLRPGGDRDPLGHFGVQIVEGNAADPDAVAAAWTGQETVLHLSSILHAGAVVRGTRGARRLVAVSSAGRYSRFRDIAGAIVAGEKAVERSAAAWTILRPTMIYGVPGDRNISRLAALVARARILPLPGGNSRFQPVLADDLAGAIVAALDRPSSEKRSYDVSGGSAHTLAGIVRILAGLMGRRVVVLPVPLALARAAVRLLGRVTDRPAIDPSQIDRLLEDRSLPHEEAARDLGFSPRPFAEGAALLLERMGLLAGSR; this is encoded by the coding sequence ATGGGGGAAGGGATCTTCATCACCGGGGCGGCCGGCAAGACCGGCCTCGCGCTGCTCGAACGGTTGCGCGGCGACCGCGGCGCGGCCCGCGGCGACATCACCTGCCTTCTCCGGCCGGGCGGCGACCGCGACCCGCTCGGGCACTTCGGCGTCCAGATCGTCGAGGGGAACGCCGCCGACCCGGACGCCGTCGCCGCCGCGTGGACGGGCCAGGAAACGGTCCTCCATCTCTCCTCGATCCTCCACGCCGGCGCGGTCGTCCGCGGCACCCGCGGCGCGAGGCGCCTCGTCGCGGTGAGCTCGGCGGGGCGCTACTCCCGCTTCCGGGACATCGCCGGCGCGATCGTCGCCGGGGAAAAGGCGGTCGAGCGGTCCGCCGCGGCGTGGACGATCCTCCGCCCGACGATGATCTACGGCGTGCCGGGCGACCGCAACATCTCGCGCCTCGCCGCCCTCGTCGCCCGCGCCCGGATTCTCCCGCTTCCCGGCGGCAACAGCCGCTTCCAGCCCGTGCTGGCGGACGACCTCGCCGGAGCGATCGTCGCCGCGCTCGATCGGCCCTCGAGCGAGAAGCGATCCTACGACGTCTCGGGAGGGAGCGCGCACACGCTCGCCGGCATCGTTCGCATCCTCGCCGGGCTGATGGGACGGCGCGTCGTCGTGCTGCCCGTGCCCCTCGCCCTGGCGCGCGCCGCCGTGCGCCTGCTCGGCCGCGTCACCGACCGCCCCGCCATCGACCCGTCGCAGATCGACCGCCTCCTCGAGGACCGCTCCCTTCCCCACGAGGAGGCCGCGCGCGACCTCGGCTTCAGCCCGCGCCCCTTCGCCGAGGGCGCGGCCCTTCTCCTCGAACGGATGGGCCTGCTCGCAGGTTCCCGCTGA
- a CDS encoding PD40 domain-containing protein — MTNTKRRRSPVRPTNLIAALPLLLAAVLAAFAAPAAATETTADGLTIERMYRDPRVAGFRFDETAWSPDGRLFAFTWNEEGELFHKLWLWDARTEQLRLAVDPAAIAEESSGVMTRAAIDRASVQRRSGSGIFSFA; from the coding sequence ATGACGAACACCAAGCGACGACGATCGCCCGTGCGGCCGACCAACCTCATCGCCGCGCTTCCGCTCCTTCTCGCGGCGGTTCTCGCCGCTTTCGCCGCTCCCGCGGCCGCGACGGAGACGACGGCCGACGGCTTGACGATCGAGCGGATGTACCGCGATCCCCGCGTCGCCGGCTTCCGATTCGACGAGACGGCCTGGTCGCCCGACGGCCGCCTCTTCGCCTTCACCTGGAACGAGGAGGGGGAGCTTTTCCACAAGCTCTGGCTCTGGGACGCCCGAACCGAGCAACTCCGCCTCGCCGTCGATCCGGCGGCGATCGCCGAGGAATCCTCCGGCGTGATGACGCGCGCCGCGATCGACCGCGCCTCGGTCCAGCGCCGGTCGGGCAGCGGCATCTTCTCCTTCGCCTGA
- a CDS encoding S9 family peptidase, with protein sequence MRNNDIWTYDLASGAATQVTRDGSDLLYNGIGDYIDYEEVGRERSFWWSPDGASIAFVQADVSPVRELLVPDYTGEFVEVRRQARPVAGSANSLKRLGVVSLDKRKTTWIGGGDRRDEYIVDVSWRPGGRDLLVDAENGSIDTLFTERDPAWVNVDHRDVHWSDDGRLLWFTAERPAWNHIYRYDTETGETTAVTSGAWEVTAFHGVDGRGAAWYTATALEPEQRHLYRTELDGRTVRVTPGEGWYESHPSPGFDQVLVRYDNPLVPWDLYALASLRGESVADAAPMTDARGGGHVPALGSRRDWPVPGELVRITDSRPDDLAGFVLPVPRFFTLESRRDGKTIHACILLPPEIDEIEEIEEILAGRTDLQPAGGRRPAIVTVHGGGYAQSVVKGWRWRTLYDAYLVARGYVILDLDYRGSSGYGRDWRTDVYLDIGGPDLEDEMTGLEFLGELPFVDPERVGIWGWSYGGYMTALAMLRYPDAFRAGAAVAPVTCWRNYDTHYTEERLGMPEEQAEAYRAGSPVTYAKSLRNHLLIAHAMGDDNVHFQDTVLLVKALIESGTDFEVMFYPTGRHGIRHDPSRIHLFRKITRHFDRFLHCDADASCP encoded by the coding sequence GTGCGAAACAACGACATCTGGACGTACGATCTCGCGTCGGGGGCGGCGACGCAGGTCACGCGCGACGGGAGCGATCTCCTCTACAACGGGATCGGCGACTACATCGACTACGAGGAGGTCGGGCGGGAGCGTTCCTTCTGGTGGTCGCCGGACGGCGCGAGCATCGCCTTCGTCCAGGCCGACGTGAGCCCGGTGCGCGAGCTCCTCGTGCCCGACTACACGGGCGAGTTCGTCGAGGTCCGCCGCCAGGCGCGCCCCGTGGCGGGGAGCGCGAACTCCCTGAAGCGCCTCGGCGTCGTCTCGCTCGACAAACGGAAGACGACATGGATCGGCGGCGGCGACCGGCGCGACGAGTACATCGTCGACGTCTCGTGGCGGCCGGGCGGGCGCGATCTCCTCGTCGACGCGGAAAACGGATCGATCGACACGCTCTTCACCGAGCGCGATCCGGCCTGGGTGAACGTCGATCACCGCGACGTCCATTGGAGCGATGACGGGCGGCTTCTCTGGTTCACCGCCGAACGACCCGCGTGGAACCACATCTACCGGTACGACACCGAAACGGGCGAGACGACGGCCGTCACCTCGGGCGCGTGGGAGGTGACCGCCTTCCACGGCGTCGACGGTCGCGGCGCGGCCTGGTACACGGCGACGGCCCTCGAGCCGGAGCAGCGCCACCTCTACCGAACGGAGTTGGACGGCCGCACCGTCCGCGTGACGCCCGGCGAGGGCTGGTACGAGAGCCACCCCTCGCCCGGGTTCGATCAAGTCCTCGTCCGCTACGACAACCCGCTCGTGCCCTGGGACCTCTACGCGCTCGCCTCACTCCGCGGCGAGTCGGTCGCCGATGCCGCGCCGATGACGGACGCGCGCGGCGGCGGCCACGTGCCCGCCCTCGGCTCCCGGCGCGACTGGCCGGTGCCCGGGGAACTCGTCAGGATCACCGATTCGCGGCCCGATGACCTCGCCGGCTTCGTCCTGCCCGTGCCGCGCTTTTTCACGCTCGAGAGCCGCCGCGACGGGAAGACGATCCACGCCTGCATCCTCCTCCCGCCGGAGATAGACGAGATCGAGGAGATCGAAGAGATCCTCGCCGGCAGAACCGACCTGCAGCCGGCCGGCGGGCGCCGCCCGGCGATCGTCACCGTCCACGGCGGCGGCTACGCGCAGTCGGTGGTCAAGGGCTGGCGCTGGCGGACCCTCTACGACGCCTACCTCGTCGCGCGCGGCTACGTGATCCTCGATCTCGACTACCGCGGCTCCTCCGGCTACGGACGCGACTGGCGGACCGACGTGTATCTCGACATCGGCGGTCCCGACCTCGAGGACGAGATGACGGGGCTGGAGTTCCTCGGTGAACTTCCCTTCGTCGATCCAGAGCGCGTGGGGATCTGGGGATGGAGCTACGGCGGCTACATGACGGCCCTGGCGATGCTCCGCTACCCCGACGCCTTCCGGGCGGGCGCGGCGGTGGCCCCGGTGACCTGCTGGCGCAACTACGACACCCACTACACCGAGGAGCGACTGGGGATGCCGGAAGAACAGGCCGAGGCCTACCGCGCCGGGTCGCCGGTCACGTACGCGAAGAGTCTCCGGAACCACCTGCTCATCGCGCACGCGATGGGCGACGACAACGTCCACTTCCAGGACACCGTGCTCCTCGTGAAGGCGCTGATCGAGTCGGGGACGGATTTCGAGGTGATGTTCTACCCCACGGGCCGGCACGGGATCAGGCACGATCCGAGCCGGATCCACCTCTTCCGCAAGATCACGCGCCACTTCGACCGCTTTCTCCACTGCGACGCGGACGCCTCGTGCCCGTAG